Proteins from a single region of Verrucomicrobiota bacterium:
- a CDS encoding arylsulfotransferase family protein gives MKRFLISAAAILPFYFVNPAHAQDSGVGVTVQPPSITVILQNGQRLADGLIFVAPKAAGLAGGTAPGPQGPEIVDNQGRPVWFLPITNGQAAADFRVQRYRGQPVLTWAQQAGFGGLAQGESADYILDRSYRVVATVHAGNGLDADAHEFLLTPQDTALITIYNTVQRDLSSVGGAGNGQVIDGVVQEIDVATGNVLFEWHSLDHIGLDESYQPLPSPATAPWDFFHINAVSPDKDGNLLLSARHTSTIYKVDRRTGRVIWRLGGKKSDFDLGPGVRFWYQHNPIIAGPDTVRIFDNESNGTPVLPYSRVIWVRRNPFLKTATLIRSLQHPQGLSAPSQGGSQALENGDTFVGWGAVGRFSEFDPNGQLIFDASVPSGYDTYRAYRFVWHAEPCTDPVATAQVQSNGSTIVHAIWNGATEVARWDVVNGSGQEGEGHHRRVVASVAWNGLDTTIPVDESLTSVLVIARDRAGREIGRSPLAAVSR, from the coding sequence ATGAAACGTTTCCTAATATCGGCTGCGGCAATCCTGCCGTTCTATTTCGTAAACCCTGCGCACGCGCAGGACTCGGGGGTGGGCGTCACCGTCCAGCCGCCAAGTATCACGGTCATCCTTCAGAACGGCCAAAGGCTGGCCGACGGGTTGATTTTTGTTGCGCCCAAAGCTGCGGGCCTCGCCGGCGGCACGGCGCCGGGTCCTCAGGGGCCCGAGATCGTGGACAACCAGGGCCGTCCCGTCTGGTTCCTACCCATCACCAACGGCCAGGCAGCAGCCGATTTCCGTGTCCAACGCTACCGTGGTCAACCGGTACTCACCTGGGCCCAGCAAGCGGGCTTTGGCGGGCTCGCCCAGGGCGAGTCGGCCGACTACATCCTTGATCGTTCCTACCGCGTGGTGGCAACTGTGCACGCCGGCAACGGGCTTGACGCCGATGCCCACGAATTCTTGCTCACACCCCAAGACACCGCCCTCATCACGATCTACAACACCGTGCAGCGAGATTTATCCTCCGTCGGCGGTGCCGGCAACGGCCAGGTCATCGATGGGGTCGTCCAGGAGATTGACGTCGCGACCGGAAACGTGCTCTTTGAATGGCACAGCCTTGATCACATCGGGCTCGATGAAAGCTACCAGCCGTTGCCTTCCCCGGCAACCGCGCCCTGGGACTTCTTCCACATCAACGCGGTCAGCCCCGATAAGGACGGGAACCTGCTCCTCTCCGCGCGGCACACGTCGACAATCTACAAAGTTGACCGGCGTACCGGCCGCGTGATCTGGCGGCTCGGCGGCAAAAAGAGCGACTTTGATCTCGGCCCGGGCGTACGGTTCTGGTATCAGCATAACCCCATCATAGCCGGGCCTGACACGGTTCGGATCTTCGACAACGAGTCGAACGGTACGCCGGTCCTGCCGTATTCGCGCGTCATCTGGGTGCGGCGTAACCCGTTTTTGAAAACGGCGACCCTCATCCGCTCGCTGCAACACCCACAAGGGTTGTCCGCGCCGTCGCAAGGCGGCTCGCAAGCGCTGGAGAACGGCGATACCTTTGTCGGCTGGGGCGCAGTCGGGCGTTTCTCGGAGTTCGATCCTAATGGCCAGCTGATCTTCGATGCAAGCGTGCCAAGCGGCTACGACACCTACCGGGCATATCGCTTCGTCTGGCACGCCGAACCGTGCACGGACCCGGTGGCAACGGCGCAGGTACAGAGTAACGGCTCGACGATCGTGCATGCGATCTGGAACGGGGCGACCGAGGTCGCGCGTTGGGACGTCGTCAACGGCTCCGGCCAAGAGGGTGAGGGACATCACCGGCGGGTGGTTGCCTCCGTGGCTTGGAACGGGCTCGACACGACGATTCCCGTCGATGAATCCCTGACGTCGGTCCTGGTTATCGCGAGGGACCGTGCCGGGCGCGAAATCGGCCGGTCACCATTGGCGGCGGTCAGCCGGTGA
- a CDS encoding DeoR/GlpR transcriptional regulator: MDAFDLSSRDGTLPAKRQIEVLRLLRARGPMSVNELAERFEVSGDTIRRDLDHLAAQGLLERTHGGAVAFENLVHRDSTFNQRVGRQVTAKKRIAKAASTLIKDGETLLINGGSTTRLFAAELNRRNLTIVTNNLSVPGVVPAECVRDIYLLGGQYKGDALVTVGPVLMAGVSITVDSAVIGVGGITVREGLTTTVLEEAMMIAAMMAAARRTIVLADATKLGERAFAHIAPLDRIQVLVTDEEPPADLKEALSSAGVDVIVVPEG, translated from the coding sequence ATGGATGCCTTCGACCTTTCCAGCCGCGACGGTACCTTGCCGGCCAAACGCCAAATCGAGGTTTTGCGCCTCCTGCGTGCCCGTGGACCGATGAGCGTGAATGAACTGGCCGAGCGTTTCGAGGTTTCGGGCGACACCATCCGTCGCGACCTTGACCACTTGGCGGCCCAAGGGTTACTTGAGCGGACGCACGGCGGCGCGGTGGCGTTCGAAAACCTTGTTCATCGCGACTCGACCTTCAATCAGCGCGTTGGGCGCCAGGTTACCGCAAAAAAACGCATCGCAAAAGCAGCGAGCACGCTGATCAAAGACGGCGAAACCCTGCTGATAAATGGGGGGTCCACGACGAGGTTGTTTGCGGCAGAATTGAACCGCCGCAACCTGACGATCGTCACGAATAACCTCAGCGTGCCCGGCGTGGTACCGGCCGAATGCGTTCGTGACATTTACCTTCTTGGGGGACAGTACAAAGGGGATGCATTAGTCACCGTAGGTCCGGTTCTGATGGCGGGGGTAAGCATTACGGTTGACTCGGCCGTCATCGGCGTGGGAGGCATCACGGTCCGCGAGGGGCTCACCACGACGGTGCTCGAAGAAGCCATGATGATCGCGGCCATGATGGCCGCCGCGCGTAGGACGATCGTTTTGGCGGATGCCACCAAATTAGGTGAACGGGCGTTTGCCCATATCGCCCCGCTGGACCGCATCCAGGTCCTGGTGACCGACGAGGAGCCCCCGGCCGACCTTAAGGAGGCGCTGAGCTCCGCAGGCGTTGACGTGATCGTTGTGCCCGAAGGTTAG
- a CDS encoding ABC transporter substrate-binding protein: MQESEPPDRNFQQDGAGLCSPQPGEYSSAAIVSGDSHQAPGIARRNFLKRAGLALAGATVASSLLPARRARAAGGNPTEITFASAKFYGKQTIAEVVEAYNAAQSKVHVTYKELPPPSSSTEVHQGLVQQLARRNGTPDVFTQDIIWIAEFAAAKWALPLDEYFGTEVTKDYFPGIIQGCTWQGKLTALPWFVDSGMLYYRKDLLEGPGAKVPESWDELIDSSKKLMGAGKAKFGFLWQGKQAEVLVCDLVSFIGSNGGSILQPDGTTVAIADEPAIEAVQMMHDFIRKYQITPEDVLSWDEEPSRRPFTSGEAAFLRNWSYVWKVAQTPADSSVVDKVGVSPLPHFPNKQSAACLGGYQYGVNASTKNREAAVDFVRWMSSPETQLRFATQLGLCPTRAAVFEHPQIAQEQPFMQPLKSVFVGAIPRPVTPKYPQVTLILQSEVSRALAGGNVKAALQSAKEKIQNIVKA; the protein is encoded by the coding sequence ATGCAAGAATCGGAACCCCCAGACCGCAATTTTCAGCAGGATGGCGCCGGCCTCTGCAGTCCGCAACCCGGTGAATATTCCTCCGCCGCAATCGTTTCGGGCGATAGTCATCAAGCGCCGGGTATTGCCAGGCGAAATTTCCTTAAGCGGGCCGGCCTGGCCCTCGCCGGCGCCACGGTGGCTTCCTCGCTGTTACCTGCCCGGCGCGCACGGGCGGCAGGGGGCAACCCGACCGAAATTACGTTTGCGAGCGCCAAGTTTTACGGAAAACAAACCATTGCGGAGGTCGTCGAGGCCTACAATGCCGCGCAAAGCAAGGTCCACGTGACCTACAAGGAGCTTCCGCCCCCGAGCTCTTCAACGGAAGTGCACCAAGGGCTCGTGCAGCAGCTGGCCCGCCGGAACGGTACCCCGGACGTTTTCACGCAGGATATTATCTGGATCGCGGAATTTGCGGCGGCCAAATGGGCCCTGCCCTTGGACGAATATTTCGGCACTGAGGTAACGAAGGACTACTTCCCGGGGATCATTCAGGGCTGCACCTGGCAGGGCAAGCTCACGGCCCTTCCCTGGTTCGTCGATTCGGGGATGTTGTATTACCGCAAAGACCTTCTCGAGGGACCCGGCGCCAAGGTTCCCGAGAGTTGGGATGAGCTCATCGACAGCTCAAAAAAGCTGATGGGCGCGGGTAAGGCGAAATTCGGTTTTCTTTGGCAGGGTAAACAGGCCGAAGTGCTGGTTTGCGACTTGGTGTCGTTCATCGGCTCAAACGGGGGCTCGATCCTTCAGCCCGACGGCACCACGGTGGCCATTGCCGATGAGCCTGCAATTGAGGCGGTGCAAATGATGCACGACTTTATCCGGAAGTATCAGATCACCCCGGAAGACGTCCTGAGTTGGGACGAAGAACCGTCCCGGCGGCCGTTTACCTCCGGCGAGGCGGCGTTTTTGCGTAATTGGTCCTACGTCTGGAAGGTTGCGCAAACCCCTGCAGATTCGAGCGTAGTCGACAAGGTGGGGGTCTCGCCGTTGCCGCATTTTCCGAATAAACAGAGCGCGGCATGCCTCGGCGGTTACCAGTACGGCGTTAACGCGTCCACCAAGAATCGTGAAGCGGCGGTCGATTTCGTGCGCTGGATGTCCTCGCCGGAGACGCAACTGCGCTTCGCTACCCAGCTCGGGCTTTGCCCCACGCGCGCTGCGGTCTTCGAACATCCCCAAATCGCGCAGGAACAACCCTTCATGCAGCCGCTCAAGTCGGTGTTTGTCGGGGCGATCCCGCGACCGGTTACGCCGAAGTACCCGCAGGTCACGCTGATTCTGCAATCTGAAGTATCCCGGGCCCTGGCCGGCGGGAACGTCAAGGCGGCCCTGCAGAGTGCCAAGGAAAAAATCCAAAACATCGTGAAAGCTTAA
- a CDS encoding sugar ABC transporter permease yields MEVQGRPLLLGTKKVRVGGWHPGPLLLLAPALVSIGAVSVYPVLLGLWLSFRDTTLASPTDAFIGLANYRQLLADGQFWNAWTHTLEFTAASTLLETALGLMIALVLSESFRGRGIVRAAMLVPWAIPTVVTSKMFGWLFDGQNGVVNYLLRTVGLIQHNVDWYGSTSSALWTIVVADVWKTTPFMGLLLLAGLQTIPHSLTEASIIDGANPWQQFWHVRLPLLAPTLLIAAMFRALDAFRIFDLVYVLTGGGPADSTEVLSTLTYKNLFSALQFGYGSALSTLMFITEIGIAVIFGAVLRRKMREVGQ; encoded by the coding sequence ATGGAAGTTCAGGGCCGGCCTCTCCTGCTCGGCACGAAGAAGGTCCGGGTTGGAGGCTGGCACCCGGGGCCGCTGCTCCTGTTGGCACCGGCGCTTGTCTCAATCGGAGCGGTTTCGGTCTACCCGGTGCTGCTCGGCCTTTGGCTCTCGTTTCGCGACACCACGCTGGCCTCGCCAACTGACGCGTTCATCGGGTTAGCCAATTACCGGCAGCTCCTGGCGGACGGGCAATTTTGGAATGCCTGGACGCATACCCTCGAGTTCACGGCCGCTTCGACGCTGCTGGAAACTGCGCTGGGCTTGATGATCGCCCTGGTGCTTTCTGAATCGTTTCGGGGCCGCGGCATCGTCCGCGCGGCGATGCTGGTCCCCTGGGCCATTCCCACCGTTGTCACGTCGAAGATGTTCGGCTGGTTATTCGACGGCCAAAACGGGGTCGTGAATTACCTGCTTCGAACCGTGGGGTTGATTCAGCACAACGTCGACTGGTATGGCTCCACCAGTTCGGCCCTTTGGACCATCGTGGTGGCTGATGTTTGGAAGACCACCCCCTTTATGGGGTTGCTCCTTCTGGCCGGCCTTCAAACGATCCCGCATTCCCTGACCGAAGCGTCCATCATCGATGGGGCGAATCCCTGGCAGCAGTTCTGGCATGTGAGACTTCCGTTACTGGCCCCGACCCTGTTGATCGCGGCCATGTTCCGGGCGCTCGACGCATTTCGCATCTTCGACCTGGTCTACGTCTTGACGGGCGGCGGGCCGGCGGATTCGACCGAGGTGCTCTCCACCCTCACGTACAAAAACCTCTTTTCGGCGCTTCAGTTCGGCTACGGGTCCGCCTTGTCGACCTTGATGTTCATCACTGAGATCGGCATCGCTGTCATTTTCGGCGCAGTCCTGCGCCGCAAGATGCGAGAGGTGGGCCAATGA
- a CDS encoding carbohydrate ABC transporter permease, translated as MRGAGVQSQKSRRTVIVLPPGRVLLYACAAFVVIWSVGPFLWQMSTSLQLDRELVSGRPKLIPDPLTFEHFINIFTGKSFHRYLINSVVVAFSTTFLCLLFGSVAAYALARLDLRGRFGFLAFILAVSMFPQIAIVAPLYVLMSDLGWLDTYRVLIVVYLALGLPLVIWVLFGYFRSIPLTIDEAARIDGAKPLRIFFQIILPMSLPAVVTTGLLCFIAAWNEFMFALAFTSDINHQTVPVGIANFTGLHYVPWGDIAAASVVVTLPLVLLVLAFERHIISGLTGGAVKE; from the coding sequence ATGAGGGGCGCCGGCGTCCAGTCCCAAAAGTCGCGGCGGACCGTCATCGTTCTGCCGCCCGGCCGCGTGCTCCTTTACGCCTGCGCGGCCTTCGTCGTGATCTGGTCGGTCGGCCCCTTTTTATGGCAAATGTCGACCTCGCTGCAACTGGACCGGGAGTTGGTGAGCGGCCGCCCGAAGCTGATACCTGACCCACTCACCTTCGAGCACTTCATCAACATTTTTACCGGCAAGAGTTTCCATCGCTACCTTATCAATTCTGTTGTCGTCGCGTTTAGCACCACCTTCCTCTGCCTGCTGTTTGGGTCGGTGGCGGCCTACGCCCTCGCCCGGCTCGACCTTCGCGGACGGTTCGGCTTTCTGGCGTTCATTCTGGCGGTGTCGATGTTTCCGCAGATCGCGATCGTAGCGCCCTTGTACGTGCTGATGTCTGACCTGGGCTGGCTGGATACGTATCGGGTGCTGATCGTGGTCTACCTGGCATTAGGATTACCCCTCGTTATCTGGGTGTTGTTCGGCTACTTCCGGTCGATCCCGCTCACCATCGACGAAGCCGCCCGCATCGATGGAGCCAAGCCATTACGAATCTTTTTCCAGATTATCCTGCCGATGTCCCTGCCGGCCGTGGTCACCACCGGGCTGCTCTGTTTCATCGCCGCGTGGAATGAATTCATGTTTGCCCTCGCGTTCACCTCGGATATCAACCACCAAACGGTGCCGGTGGGCATCGCCAACTTTACCGGCCTTCATTACGTGCCATGGGGCGACATTGCGGCCGCCTCCGTGGTGGTAACGCTTCCGTTGGTGCTGTTGGTTCTGGCCTTCGAGCGGCACATCATCAGCGGCCTGACCGGAGGCGCCGTCAAGGAGTGA
- a CDS encoding 6-phosphofructokinase, whose amino-acid sequence MDWRKRYHDLLDRLPIHVRDARPVLCGLSTFVDGYVRLHEAQPLLEAVDGTPEAALAGELFKRAAAGIGGEFHLDWPQGGDWVEKHLKVTSWGLGGTGAQAAQTLALLGAPALISLQDRSERQLSVIHPDVQVATPGGVIRRAELQAVPGDKPAHYIFEFTAGVRFGSATPLRSSRTIVRFGNERLDDDPDFYRESVAAAARAGAGILSGFNELAENELKGALEQTVALVQNWRRRGVHLVHLELGDCASARSRDVILETLAGVITSLGMSQAELRGFRAEPGDIVDQACQLSKAFDLPRLCIHADAWALTLTKGEPSRELEALLCGCLLAASRAEKGRPCRPSGLPGQAEFHEPPYGPVSERGGRSVVCCATPYLQRPAATIGLGDTFLAGTLLVLGQSGTA is encoded by the coding sequence ATGGATTGGCGCAAACGGTATCATGACCTGCTGGACCGCCTGCCGATCCACGTCCGGGATGCGCGGCCGGTCCTTTGCGGCTTATCGACTTTCGTGGATGGCTACGTGCGTCTGCATGAGGCGCAGCCGCTGCTAGAAGCGGTGGACGGCACGCCGGAAGCTGCGTTGGCCGGGGAACTGTTCAAGCGGGCAGCCGCCGGCATCGGCGGCGAGTTCCACCTGGACTGGCCGCAAGGCGGTGACTGGGTGGAAAAACACCTCAAGGTGACAAGTTGGGGTTTGGGAGGCACCGGGGCGCAAGCCGCTCAGACGCTCGCCCTCTTGGGGGCGCCCGCCCTGATCAGTTTGCAAGACCGTAGCGAGCGGCAGTTGTCGGTGATTCATCCCGACGTTCAGGTCGCGACCCCTGGCGGGGTGATCCGGCGCGCGGAACTTCAGGCAGTCCCGGGAGACAAACCGGCCCATTACATTTTTGAATTCACGGCGGGCGTGAGGTTTGGATCCGCCACGCCGCTGCGCTCAAGCCGCACGATTGTGCGCTTCGGGAACGAGCGGTTGGACGACGACCCGGATTTCTATCGGGAAAGCGTCGCAGCGGCGGCGCGTGCGGGGGCCGGCATCCTCTCCGGCTTCAACGAGCTGGCAGAGAACGAGCTCAAGGGGGCGCTCGAGCAGACAGTGGCGCTGGTCCAAAACTGGAGGCGTCGCGGCGTTCACCTGGTTCATCTGGAACTCGGCGATTGCGCGAGCGCGCGGAGCAGGGACGTGATCCTGGAAACGCTGGCGGGCGTGATCACCTCTTTAGGCATGAGTCAGGCAGAGCTCCGCGGCTTTCGCGCCGAGCCGGGCGATATCGTCGATCAAGCCTGCCAACTCAGCAAAGCCTTCGATCTGCCACGGCTCTGCATCCACGCCGACGCTTGGGCTTTGACCTTGACCAAAGGCGAACCGAGCCGCGAGCTGGAGGCGCTCCTGTGCGGGTGCCTGCTCGCCGCCAGCCGGGCCGAAAAGGGCCGCCCGTGCCGGCCGTCCGGCCTGCCTGGCCAAGCGGAGTTTCATGAACCGCCGTACGGTCCCGTGAGCGAACGCGGTGGCCGATCCGTTGTGTGTTGCGCGACCCCTTACCTGCAACGACCGGCCGCGACGATCGGTTTGGGCGACACCTTTCTGGCCGGAACCCTGCTGGTTCTCGGCCAGTCAGGGACGGCCTAA
- a CDS encoding tagatose 1,6-diphosphate aldolase, giving the protein MSTQPNAIDPGKMRSFQRVTTPDGFFLICALDHLSDFQDLLDPDPKTVDYQRTGEAKAGLIRALAPECSAFLLDARFGLAHAVASRALPGPVGLMASIEDEDYKPSTVTRKTRFREHWGLRQMKLLGVDVCKLLWFYRPDSDVAEHQRDVIRTLVRECAELSLPLVVEPIWYPLEGEDPKSEAWKRRRVQGIVEGAHEVGALGVDMLKVEFPGYVETEAGKASALEACRRLSEGLNVPWVILSAGVGYEHFKTQVEIACRAGASGFLAGRSIWRDAAATHNPNQREAAAKEAAHRLAELGTVTRRHGKPFTPKLEGEELVRAFPEFWYANWHPY; this is encoded by the coding sequence ATGAGTACCCAACCAAACGCCATTGACCCCGGAAAAATGCGCAGTTTCCAACGGGTGACCACCCCAGATGGCTTCTTCCTCATCTGCGCGCTGGATCACCTGTCGGATTTCCAGGACCTGCTCGATCCCGACCCTAAGACCGTGGATTACCAAAGGACAGGGGAGGCGAAGGCCGGCTTGATCCGCGCGTTAGCCCCGGAATGCAGCGCCTTTCTGTTGGACGCCCGGTTTGGGCTGGCGCACGCCGTTGCTTCGCGCGCGCTGCCCGGCCCGGTGGGGCTCATGGCGAGCATCGAAGACGAAGATTACAAACCGTCGACGGTTACGCGCAAAACCCGGTTCCGCGAGCATTGGGGCCTCAGACAGATGAAGCTTCTGGGCGTCGATGTGTGCAAGCTGCTCTGGTTTTACCGGCCCGACAGCGACGTGGCCGAGCACCAGCGCGACGTGATTCGCACGCTGGTGCGCGAGTGCGCGGAGCTCTCGCTGCCGCTGGTCGTCGAACCGATCTGGTACCCCCTGGAGGGAGAAGACCCAAAAAGCGAGGCATGGAAACGGCGCCGCGTTCAGGGCATTGTGGAAGGAGCGCACGAGGTCGGCGCTTTAGGGGTCGACATGCTTAAGGTGGAGTTCCCGGGCTACGTCGAAACCGAAGCAGGTAAAGCCAGCGCGCTGGAGGCGTGCCGGCGATTAAGCGAGGGGTTGAACGTACCGTGGGTCATCCTTTCGGCTGGGGTCGGCTATGAGCATTTCAAGACCCAGGTAGAAATTGCGTGCCGGGCGGGCGCCTCGGGTTTCCTGGCGGGCCGATCCATCTGGCGGGACGCCGCGGCCACCCATAACCCGAACCAGCGAGAAGCGGCTGCGAAAGAAGCGGCGCACCGTCTGGCGGAACTCGGCACCGTGACCCGCCGGCACGGCAAGCCGTTCACCCCGAAATTGGAGGGTGAAGAGTTGGTCCGCGCCTTTCCTGAGTTTTGGTACGCAAACTGGCACCCTTATTGA